The following proteins come from a genomic window of Thermocrinis jamiesonii:
- the dapB gene encoding 4-hydroxy-tetrahydrodipicolinate reductase has translation MTKVILCGALGRMGRAILRLSLEYNNLEVTAGVEHPDCLRDQDLGKAVGMEEFKGRVLTSRLEEALPLGDVVVDFTGSPTAALAHAKLSAYARKPVVIGTTGFSQQQVEELKELSNLAPILLSPNMSLGVNLLFRLAQIAVKALRDKNFDVEILEIHHRFKKDAPSGTALKLLEVSAQALDKDPSQVGKFGREGIDPRGDEIGVMSLRGGDVVGEHTLYLIGFGERIELTHRATSRDIFARGTLEACLWIKDKPPGFYTMLDVLEI, from the coding sequence ATGACAAAAGTTATCCTTTGCGGAGCCCTTGGGAGGATGGGAAGGGCGATCTTAAGACTCTCGCTTGAATACAACAACTTGGAAGTGACTGCTGGAGTAGAACATCCAGATTGTTTGAGAGACCAAGACCTTGGAAAAGCTGTAGGAATGGAAGAGTTCAAAGGTAGAGTGCTAACCTCAAGGTTAGAAGAAGCCCTTCCCTTGGGTGATGTGGTGGTGGATTTTACTGGGAGTCCAACTGCTGCTTTAGCCCATGCCAAACTTTCTGCCTACGCACGCAAACCAGTGGTTATAGGGACCACGGGCTTTTCCCAACAGCAGGTGGAAGAATTAAAAGAACTTTCCAACTTAGCCCCCATACTTTTATCTCCAAACATGAGCTTAGGTGTAAATCTTCTTTTTAGGCTCGCACAGATAGCAGTAAAAGCCCTAAGGGACAAAAACTTTGACGTGGAGATCTTAGAAATCCATCACAGATTCAAAAAGGATGCTCCGAGTGGAACAGCTTTAAAACTACTTGAGGTGTCTGCTCAAGCTCTGGATAAAGATCCATCCCAAGTGGGCAAGTTTGGAAGGGAAGGTATAGATCCAAGAGGGGATGAAATAGGGGTTATGTCTTTGCGAGGTGGAGATGTGGTAGGGGAGCATACCCTTTACCTCATAGGCTTTGGAGAGAGGATAGAGCTTACCCATCGGGCTACGTCAAGGGACATATTCGCCAGGGGAACTTTGGAGGCTTGTCTGTGGATAAAGGACAAACCGCCAGGGTTTTACACCATGCTTGACGTTTTGGAGATATAG
- the leuB gene encoding 3-isopropylmalate dehydrogenase: MGVYKIAVLKGDGIGPEIVDSAIKVLRHVEKLSGHSFELEEGLIGGIAIDQKGEPLPKETLDLCLQADAVLLGAVGGPKWDNLPTSKRPEKGLLQIRKALDLYANLRPAKVYEPLIQASPLKEETARGTDFIVIRELTGDVYYGEPRGIFIENGKRVGINTMRYTEDEIRRVVKKAFEIAMKRRKKLTSVDKSNVLEVSGLWKEIVEEESKNYPEVELEHLYVDNCAMQIVRRPSSFDVIVTGNIFGDILSDEAAVITGSLGMLPSASLGERYALYEPVHGSAPDIAGKGIANPIATILSVSMMLRYSFNLEKEAQAIEKAVEKTLEKGYRTPDIYSEGCLRVGTQQMTDAIIKSLEEVWQELY, translated from the coding sequence ATGGGGGTCTATAAAATAGCGGTTTTGAAAGGGGACGGAATAGGTCCAGAGATCGTAGATTCTGCAATAAAAGTGCTAAGGCATGTGGAAAAGCTCTCTGGACACAGCTTTGAGTTGGAAGAGGGTCTAATTGGTGGCATAGCCATTGACCAAAAGGGTGAGCCTCTTCCAAAGGAGACCCTGGACCTATGTTTGCAAGCGGATGCGGTGCTTCTTGGAGCGGTGGGTGGTCCAAAGTGGGATAACCTACCCACATCCAAAAGACCGGAGAAAGGATTACTGCAGATAAGAAAAGCTTTGGACCTTTACGCAAACTTAAGACCTGCAAAGGTTTATGAGCCTCTGATTCAAGCGTCTCCCTTAAAAGAAGAAACCGCAAGAGGAACTGACTTTATCGTAATTAGGGAACTGACCGGAGATGTGTATTATGGAGAACCAAGGGGGATCTTTATAGAAAACGGCAAGCGTGTTGGCATAAACACCATGAGATATACGGAAGATGAGATAAGGAGGGTTGTAAAGAAAGCCTTTGAGATAGCAATGAAAAGAAGAAAGAAGCTAACCAGCGTGGATAAGTCCAACGTGCTTGAGGTTAGCGGGCTTTGGAAAGAGATCGTGGAAGAGGAGAGTAAAAATTACCCGGAGGTGGAGTTGGAACACCTTTACGTAGATAACTGCGCAATGCAGATAGTAAGAAGGCCCTCTTCCTTTGACGTGATCGTCACAGGAAACATCTTTGGAGACATACTCTCAGACGAAGCTGCGGTAATAACAGGAAGCTTGGGTATGTTGCCTTCTGCAAGCCTTGGAGAAAGGTATGCCCTTTATGAGCCAGTGCATGGCTCTGCTCCAGACATTGCGGGTAAAGGCATAGCCAATCCAATAGCCACCATACTTTCAGTTTCCATGATGCTAAGGTATTCGTTTAACTTAGAAAAGGAAGCGCAAGCCATAGAAAAAGCTGTGGAAAAAACTCTTGAAAAGGGCTACAGAACACCGGACATATACTCGGAAGGTTGCCTAAGGGTTGGCACCCAGCAAATGACTGACGCTATAATAAAGTCCTTGGAGGAAGTATGGCAAGAGTTATATTGA
- the thrS gene encoding threonine--tRNA ligase, with the protein MFKVVFNGVEYNVEEGTTVRQFFERVGVRDALGAKLNGKILDLQTPIRENGHIAPIYQKDPESLEIMRHSLSHIMAQAIKEIYGKKVVHLGVGPTTEEGFYYDVEVEGVRIKEEDLPKIEEKMKDIIKRNLPIVRRELEREEAIKLFESLNEHYKLDIIRRIDAQDIISIYEQGDFVDLCRGPHVPHTGMVGAFKLTHIAGAYWQGDPSKPMLQRIYGIAYWSQEELEERLRFYEEVKRRDHRKLGAELELFLIDEDIGGGLVIWLPKGGIYRKILEDFWKEEHLKRGYQLIYTPHVGKAHLWQTSGHLEYYRQNMYPPMEMEKEEYFVKPMNCPFHVAVYKSKLRSYKELPLKLAELGTVYRYELSGVLHGLMRVRGFTQDDAHIICTPEQVDDVIHETLDFAIWMLKVFGFEDFKVYISTRPPEAIGSQEQWEKAESALKKAVESLKLSYEIDEGGGAFYGPKIDIKIKDAIGRFWQCSTIQFDFNLPERFDMEYVGPDNRRHRPYMIHRAIFGSIERFTGILLEHYAGLLPFWLAPVQARIIPISSKHVTYAKELLEFLRSHKFRVEIDERNERLSAKVRDAELSKIPYLLIVGDREVENRLVSVRSKAEGDLGQKSWEELLEFFTSLTEIKVC; encoded by the coding sequence ATGTTCAAAGTGGTTTTTAATGGAGTTGAGTACAATGTAGAAGAGGGAACTACGGTAAGACAATTTTTTGAAAGGGTAGGAGTGAGAGATGCCCTCGGTGCCAAACTAAACGGAAAAATACTGGATTTGCAAACACCTATAAGAGAGAATGGACACATAGCCCCCATATATCAAAAGGATCCAGAAAGTCTTGAAATAATGAGGCATAGCCTTTCTCATATAATGGCGCAAGCTATTAAGGAGATATACGGTAAAAAGGTAGTCCATCTTGGCGTAGGTCCTACCACAGAGGAAGGCTTTTACTATGACGTAGAGGTGGAAGGCGTCAGGATAAAAGAGGAGGACCTTCCTAAGATAGAGGAGAAGATGAAAGATATAATAAAAAGAAACCTTCCTATTGTTAGGAGGGAGCTTGAAAGGGAAGAGGCAATAAAACTTTTTGAAAGCTTAAATGAACACTACAAGCTTGATATTATCCGAAGGATAGATGCGCAAGACATAATATCCATTTATGAACAGGGGGATTTTGTGGATCTTTGTAGGGGACCTCATGTGCCCCATACGGGAATGGTAGGAGCTTTTAAGCTTACCCACATAGCGGGTGCCTACTGGCAAGGAGACCCATCCAAACCCATGCTCCAAAGAATATACGGCATAGCCTACTGGAGCCAAGAGGAGTTGGAAGAAAGGCTAAGGTTTTACGAGGAGGTAAAAAGAAGGGACCACAGAAAACTCGGTGCAGAGCTTGAGCTGTTTCTCATAGACGAGGATATAGGAGGAGGATTGGTAATATGGCTTCCGAAGGGTGGTATTTACAGAAAAATTCTGGAAGACTTTTGGAAAGAAGAACATTTAAAAAGAGGCTATCAGCTCATATACACCCCACATGTAGGTAAGGCACACCTTTGGCAAACAAGCGGACACCTTGAGTATTACAGACAGAACATGTATCCACCCATGGAAATGGAAAAAGAGGAGTATTTTGTCAAACCCATGAACTGTCCCTTTCATGTTGCAGTGTACAAAAGTAAGCTAAGAAGCTACAAGGAATTACCTTTAAAGCTGGCAGAGCTTGGCACAGTCTATAGATACGAATTATCCGGAGTTTTGCACGGACTTATGAGAGTCAGAGGTTTTACCCAAGATGACGCCCACATTATATGCACGCCCGAGCAGGTGGACGATGTAATACACGAAACCTTGGACTTTGCCATCTGGATGCTAAAGGTATTTGGCTTTGAAGACTTTAAAGTCTATATCTCCACCAGACCACCCGAAGCCATAGGTTCCCAAGAGCAGTGGGAAAAGGCAGAAAGTGCCCTTAAGAAAGCGGTGGAGAGTCTGAAGCTGAGTTACGAGATAGACGAAGGTGGAGGAGCTTTTTATGGTCCAAAGATAGACATAAAGATAAAGGATGCCATAGGTAGATTTTGGCAGTGTTCCACCATCCAGTTTGACTTTAACCTGCCAGAGCGCTTTGACATGGAGTATGTAGGTCCAGACAACAGAAGACACAGACCTTATATGATCCACAGGGCAATCTTTGGTTCCATAGAAAGATTTACGGGCATACTGTTAGAACACTACGCCGGGCTACTGCCCTTCTGGCTGGCCCCAGTGCAGGCAAGAATAATCCCTATATCCTCTAAGCATGTAACCTACGCAAAAGAGCTTTTAGAATTTCTAAGGTCCCACAAATTTAGGGTAGAAATAGACGAAAGGAACGAAAGGCTTTCTGCTAAGGTAAGGGATGCGGAGCTTTCAAAGATACCTTACTTGCTCATAGTGGGAGACAGAGAGGTGGAAAACAGGTTAGTCTCCGTCAGGTCCAAGGCGGAGGGAGATCTGGGGCAAAAAAGCTGGGAAGAACTTTTGGAGTTTTTCACAAGCTTAACAGAGATTAAAGTGTGTTAA
- a CDS encoding coiled-coil domain-containing protein, whose protein sequence is MRERIIIYPVDLEKILEKLKDVVLGEIKEELRDFKVSVSGELSGYRLAIESMNARMAGIEARMSALEERQLALERKLDETNKRIDELSKRIDETNKRIDETKAELKAEIMQNTMRIDETNKRIDDTNKRIDETRAELKAEIMQNTIRIDETNKRIDEIRAELKYEIRENTARIDQINSRIDYLHYKLSEISGELKEAISNKEIINDILLRVEKLESKLSN, encoded by the coding sequence ATGAGGGAAAGAATTATAATATATCCTGTGGATTTGGAGAAAATTTTGGAAAAGTTAAAGGATGTTGTCCTTGGAGAGATAAAAGAAGAACTTAGGGACTTTAAGGTATCTGTGAGCGGTGAGCTAAGCGGATACAGATTGGCTATTGAATCAATGAACGCAAGAATGGCTGGCATAGAAGCCAGAATGAGCGCTTTGGAAGAACGTCAGCTTGCCTTGGAAAGAAAGTTGGACGAAACAAACAAAAGAATAGACGAGCTTAGCAAAAGAATTGATGAGACAAACAAAAGAATTGATGAGACAAAAGCTGAACTGAAAGCAGAAATTATGCAAAATACTATGAGGATTGATGAAACAAACAAAAGAATTGACGACACGAACAAAAGAATTGACGAAACAAGGGCTGAACTGAAAGCAGAAATCATGCAAAATACTATAAGGATTGACGAAACAAACAAAAGAATTGACGAAATAAGGGCTGAACTAAAATACGAGATAAGGGAAAACACCGCAAGGATTGATCAGATAAACAGTAGGATAGACTATCTGCATTATAAACTATCTGAGATAAGCGGTGAATTAAAGGAAGCTATTTCGAACAAAGAAATAATCAACGATATACTTCTTAGGGTAGAAAAGCTTGAATCAAAACTATCAAACTAA
- the rseP gene encoding RIP metalloprotease RseP, with amino-acid sequence MEYVVAFLVLIGVLIWFHELGHFLFAKLFGVKVEVFSIGFGPVLLKKQYGETEYRLSVIPLGGFVKLYGEEDNLADPRAFSSKPNWQKILIAFAGSFFNFILAILVFWFLGVLGKEVPKYALEKPVVGYVQENSLAERLGIREGDLVLSVNGKEVKTWKDLEERMLREIFARTITVEVLRGGKVEVLRGELDVRNPKAFGAEPIIEPVIGGVLEGSPAHQVGIRKGDRILSINGVEVKTWQEAVKLIRSSEKINLRIERDGREKELTILPMRDPKTNLSVIGVIPHIETVRLKQGVYESLVASVEKIVLLSGLTLKAVWSMITGALSPTNLGGPIAIAQLAGQSAQQGIIPYLNLLAFISVQLAIFNLLPLPMLDGGLIVLFFIEMLRRKPLSVKFKEAWQKTGLALIIALSLFVILNDLIRLFSGKKF; translated from the coding sequence ATGGAATACGTAGTAGCTTTTTTAGTACTCATAGGTGTTTTAATTTGGTTTCACGAGCTTGGGCACTTCTTGTTTGCCAAGCTTTTTGGTGTAAAGGTGGAAGTCTTTTCCATAGGCTTTGGTCCTGTGCTCTTAAAAAAGCAGTATGGAGAAACTGAGTACAGGCTCTCAGTCATACCCTTGGGTGGATTTGTCAAGCTTTACGGTGAAGAGGATAACTTAGCGGATCCGAGAGCTTTCTCCTCCAAGCCCAATTGGCAGAAAATACTAATAGCCTTTGCGGGATCATTCTTTAACTTCATTCTGGCGATCCTTGTCTTTTGGTTTCTTGGTGTGTTGGGTAAAGAAGTTCCAAAGTATGCTTTAGAAAAACCTGTGGTGGGGTATGTGCAAGAAAATAGCTTGGCTGAAAGATTAGGTATAAGGGAAGGGGACTTGGTGCTTTCCGTAAACGGAAAGGAGGTTAAAACCTGGAAAGACTTAGAGGAAAGAATGCTAAGAGAGATCTTTGCAAGGACAATAACTGTGGAAGTGCTAAGAGGTGGAAAGGTTGAGGTTTTAAGGGGGGAGTTGGATGTTAGAAACCCAAAAGCCTTTGGCGCGGAGCCTATCATAGAGCCTGTTATTGGTGGTGTGTTAGAAGGAAGCCCTGCCCATCAGGTGGGTATAAGAAAGGGAGACAGAATATTAAGCATAAACGGAGTTGAGGTTAAAACTTGGCAAGAGGCGGTAAAGCTCATAAGGTCCTCCGAAAAGATAAACCTAAGAATAGAAAGGGACGGAAGGGAAAAAGAATTAACGATCCTTCCTATGAGGGATCCAAAAACCAACCTTTCCGTGATAGGTGTTATACCACATATAGAAACGGTAAGACTAAAACAAGGAGTTTATGAATCCTTAGTTGCCAGTGTGGAAAAGATCGTTCTTCTTTCTGGGCTAACCTTAAAGGCTGTGTGGAGTATGATAACTGGCGCTTTGTCTCCTACAAACTTGGGGGGACCTATAGCCATTGCCCAGTTGGCAGGACAGTCTGCCCAGCAGGGAATAATCCCTTACTTAAACCTGTTAGCCTTTATCTCTGTTCAATTAGCCATATTCAACCTTCTTCCACTTCCCATGCTTGATGGGGGCCTGATAGTTCTATTCTTTATTGAGATGTTGAGAAGAAAACCGCTCTCTGTTAAGTTCAAAGAAGCTTGGCAAAAAACGGGTTTAGCTCTTATAATAGCCCTTTCCCTTTTTGTAATACTAAACGACTTGATCAGGCTTTTCTCTGGGAAGAAGTTTTAG
- the fsa gene encoding fructose-6-phosphate aldolase — protein MQFFLDTGNVEEIKQALEWGILDGVTTNPSLIAKTGRPFLEVAKEILQLVDGPVSLETVSRDAKGMIEEGRKLADLGDNVVVKIPMTPEGIIAVQELESEGIPVNVTLVFSPSQALIAAKAGATYVSPFVGRLDDASNEGMKIIREIKTIFDNYDYDTQIIVASVRHPMHVVEAALIGADICTMPFEVMKKLFQHPLTDKGIELFLKDWEKVPGKPF, from the coding sequence ATGCAGTTTTTCTTGGACACGGGAAATGTGGAAGAGATAAAGCAAGCCTTAGAGTGGGGTATTTTGGATGGTGTTACTACCAATCCAAGCCTTATAGCAAAGACAGGCAGGCCCTTTCTGGAAGTAGCAAAGGAAATTCTGCAGTTGGTGGATGGACCGGTGAGCTTAGAGACTGTGTCAAGGGACGCAAAGGGTATGATTGAAGAAGGTAGAAAGCTTGCGGATCTTGGCGACAATGTGGTGGTAAAGATTCCCATGACTCCAGAGGGTATAATAGCTGTGCAGGAGTTGGAATCAGAAGGCATACCGGTTAATGTTACCTTAGTGTTTTCCCCATCCCAAGCTCTCATAGCTGCAAAGGCTGGAGCTACGTATGTTTCACCTTTTGTAGGTAGATTGGATGATGCGTCAAACGAGGGTATGAAAATCATAAGGGAAATAAAGACCATCTTTGACAATTACGATTACGATACGCAGATCATAGTAGCAAGCGTGAGACATCCAATGCACGTGGTAGAAGCGGCGCTCATAGGGGCGGACATATGCACTATGCCCTTTGAGGTAATGAAAAAGCTATTCCAACATCCATTGACGGATAAAGGAATAGAGCTATTCCTTAAGGATTGGGAGAAAGTGCCAGGAAAACCTTTCTAA
- a CDS encoding glutamate-5-semialdehyde dehydrogenase, with amino-acid sequence MELKVYAEEKVDRARKVLRTLSSIPTEVKNRTLLTAAELLDKKRDHIKEQNKKDVEYAVAQGLSPALIDRLVLNDKRIDGMIKVLKDVASLPDPVGEITRMWTLPNGLRVGRMRVPLGVIFIVYEARPNVTVEAASLCIKSSNAVILRGGKEAINSNRALVELLREASVKEGFPEEAIQFIDRPEREIVWEILKMEGKVDVAIPRGGESLIRAVAENAKVPVIKHYKGVCNIYVDEEADLEKAYHIVYNAKVQRPSVCNAVENLIIHRNILNSFLPKMAYILGRAGVELRCDEESLKVIKSHPKLDFVKAVPATEEDYYEEFLDLILAIKVVGSLDEAIEFIEKYGSKHSDAIITENYTKAMKFLAEVDSAAVYVNASTRFTDGNEFGLGAEMGISTDKIHARGPMALEELTIQKFVILGNGQLRDNFRIPDEILAEWNT; translated from the coding sequence ATGGAGCTAAAAGTTTATGCAGAAGAAAAGGTAGATAGGGCAAGGAAGGTATTAAGGACCTTGAGCTCTATTCCTACGGAGGTAAAAAACAGAACCCTTTTAACCGCTGCAGAGCTTTTGGACAAAAAAAGGGACCACATAAAGGAGCAAAACAAAAAAGATGTGGAGTATGCGGTAGCCCAAGGTCTTTCTCCTGCTTTGATAGATAGGCTTGTTCTAAACGACAAAAGAATAGATGGTATGATAAAGGTGCTGAAGGATGTGGCGAGCCTTCCGGACCCTGTGGGAGAAATAACCCGTATGTGGACCCTTCCCAACGGCTTAAGGGTTGGAAGGATGAGGGTGCCTTTGGGTGTGATCTTTATCGTCTACGAAGCAAGGCCCAACGTAACCGTAGAGGCAGCTTCCCTTTGTATAAAGTCTTCCAACGCTGTAATACTCAGAGGTGGAAAGGAAGCTATAAACTCAAACAGGGCGCTTGTGGAACTGTTAAGAGAAGCTTCAGTTAAAGAGGGGTTTCCGGAAGAAGCTATTCAGTTCATAGATAGACCGGAAAGGGAGATAGTTTGGGAAATCCTTAAAATGGAGGGTAAGGTAGATGTAGCTATTCCAAGGGGTGGAGAAAGTTTAATTAGGGCGGTAGCCGAAAACGCAAAAGTACCGGTTATAAAGCACTACAAAGGAGTTTGCAACATATACGTAGATGAAGAGGCGGACTTGGAAAAGGCTTATCACATAGTTTATAACGCAAAGGTTCAAAGACCATCTGTTTGCAATGCGGTAGAGAACCTGATAATCCACAGAAATATTCTTAATAGCTTTCTTCCAAAGATGGCCTACATACTCGGAAGGGCTGGTGTGGAGCTAAGGTGCGATGAAGAGAGCCTAAAGGTAATAAAATCCCATCCAAAGCTTGACTTTGTGAAGGCTGTTCCCGCAACGGAGGAGGATTACTACGAAGAGTTTTTGGACTTGATACTTGCCATAAAGGTGGTGGGCAGTTTGGACGAAGCCATAGAATTTATAGAAAAGTATGGTTCAAAGCACTCAGACGCCATAATAACAGAAAATTACACAAAGGCTATGAAGTTCCTTGCAGAAGTAGATTCCGCTGCGGTTTATGTTAATGCATCTACAAGATTTACCGATGGCAACGAGTTTGGGCTTGGAGCAGAGATGGGTATTTCCACAGACAAAATACACGCAAGAGGTCCAATGGCTTTGGAAGAGCTAACCATACAAAAGTTTGTAATACTTGGCAACGGGCAACTTAGGGATAACTTTAGAATACCTGACGAGATTCTTGCGGAATGGAATACGTAG
- a CDS encoding anaerobic glycerol-3-phosphate dehydrogenase subunit C encodes MELAIGGTKDFEFNIKDPKFLDENALWEEAKRVYSKCKDCRMCVTYCPSFPALFDAVDKHDDDLSKLSKEELALPLELCFHCKQCYFKCPYTPPHEWKIDFPHLSLRYKVWKFKTKGAKLTDRFLVNTDLVGKLSVPFAPIVNTVNNIKPVRVILENFMGIDRRAKLPPINSQTLIDWYKKNRNPVKGENGKVVVFPTCLFNYNYLEKGIALLRVLEKNDLWVEIPEVQCCGIPFFDVGDIDASIAKAKHNVQVLKSYVDAGYDIIVPVPTCALQIKYEYPLLLPDDPEAKRVSEKVFDVHEYLWKLHEKGKFNKDFKVSMGSIAYHIPCHLKSLNVGYRAVALMRLIPNTKVKLIERCSGHDGTFGVKKQTFDMAYKVGSKLFEDIKSSEADIVVSDCPLASNQIELGTGKKPLHPIEVLYRAYGL; translated from the coding sequence ATGGAGTTAGCTATTGGTGGAACAAAGGACTTTGAGTTTAACATCAAGGATCCGAAGTTTTTGGACGAAAATGCCCTTTGGGAAGAGGCAAAAAGGGTTTATTCCAAGTGCAAAGACTGTAGGATGTGCGTAACCTACTGTCCTTCTTTTCCAGCACTTTTTGATGCGGTCGATAAACACGATGATGACCTAAGTAAGCTTAGCAAGGAGGAATTGGCTCTTCCCTTAGAACTTTGCTTTCATTGTAAGCAATGTTATTTCAAGTGTCCTTATACTCCACCACACGAATGGAAAATAGACTTTCCGCACCTTTCTTTAAGATACAAAGTTTGGAAGTTCAAAACCAAAGGCGCCAAACTCACAGACAGGTTTTTGGTTAACACAGACTTAGTGGGCAAACTATCCGTTCCCTTCGCACCAATAGTTAATACGGTCAACAACATAAAACCTGTTAGGGTAATTTTAGAAAACTTTATGGGTATAGATAGGAGAGCAAAGCTTCCACCTATAAACTCTCAAACTCTGATAGACTGGTATAAAAAGAACAGAAATCCTGTGAAGGGGGAAAACGGTAAGGTAGTAGTCTTTCCCACCTGTCTTTTTAACTACAACTACTTGGAAAAGGGCATAGCTCTCCTTAGGGTGCTTGAAAAAAACGACCTTTGGGTTGAAATTCCAGAAGTTCAGTGCTGTGGCATACCTTTCTTTGATGTGGGGGACATAGACGCTTCTATTGCTAAAGCAAAACATAACGTCCAAGTGCTAAAGTCATACGTAGATGCTGGGTATGACATCATCGTGCCGGTTCCCACCTGCGCCCTGCAGATAAAGTATGAGTATCCTCTTCTTCTGCCGGATGATCCGGAGGCTAAGAGAGTTTCCGAAAAGGTCTTTGATGTGCACGAATACCTTTGGAAGCTTCACGAAAAAGGTAAGTTCAACAAAGATTTCAAGGTCTCCATGGGAAGCATTGCATACCATATTCCTTGCCATCTAAAGTCCCTAAATGTAGGATACAGGGCTGTAGCATTGATGAGGCTTATCCCCAACACAAAAGTAAAGCTCATTGAGAGATGCTCTGGACACGACGGAACCTTTGGTGTAAAGAAACAGACCTTTGATATGGCATACAAGGTAGGCTCTAAGCTGTTTGAGGACATAAAAAGCTCAGAGGCAGACATTGTGGTATCAGATTGTCCGCTGGCAAGCAATCAAATTGAGTTAGGCACTGGAAAGAAACCACTTCATCCTATAGAGGTGCTTTATAGAGCATACGGATTATAA
- a CDS encoding archease gives MSFYELIEDITADTGIRVRAKSLEELFCKAILATFNEITDIESVQPSKKVELEVFGELPYLLADTINKALVLHEKEKFVASGCDLVELKENGVRVILSGGDYDPSFHPSKLVIKAATYHRLRVEKVGEEFLAEVIFDI, from the coding sequence ATGAGTTTTTACGAGCTTATAGAAGATATAACCGCAGATACTGGTATAAGGGTTAGGGCAAAAAGCTTAGAGGAGCTTTTCTGCAAAGCAATCCTTGCTACCTTCAACGAGATAACGGACATAGAAAGTGTTCAACCATCAAAAAAGGTAGAGTTGGAAGTTTTTGGAGAACTGCCCTATCTTTTAGCGGACACCATAAACAAAGCTTTGGTTTTGCACGAAAAAGAGAAGTTTGTAGCCAGCGGGTGTGATCTGGTGGAGCTAAAAGAAAACGGTGTCAGAGTCATACTTTCAGGTGGAGATTACGACCCAAGTTTCCATCCCTCCAAACTGGTTATAAAGGCAGCCACCTACCACAGGCTAAGGGTAGAAAAAGTTGGTGAAGAGTTTTTGGCAGAGGTAATATTTGACATATGA
- the pdo gene encoding protein disulfide oxidoreductase produces the protein MLLNLEIRSQLRDLFEKELENEVKVKLFSLAIGCDTCQTAEELLKEVESLSSNKLKLEIYSPVIDKNIAEIYKIERVPTLVIEGDKDYGIRYIGLPAGLEFSTLINGIVQVSKRKPKLSDRTIEILQTIDLPMEIMVFVTTTCGFCPSAAITAMNFAIASDYVSAIIVDAGENMDLAERYQVVGVPKIVINKGLVEFVGAQPENAFLGYLVSAYEKLKKTNN, from the coding sequence ATGCTATTAAACTTGGAAATTAGAAGCCAACTTAGAGATCTGTTTGAAAAGGAGCTTGAAAACGAGGTAAAGGTCAAACTGTTTAGTTTAGCTATAGGTTGTGATACGTGTCAGACTGCAGAGGAACTTTTAAAAGAGGTGGAAAGTTTATCTTCTAATAAATTAAAACTTGAGATTTACTCGCCGGTTATAGACAAAAACATAGCTGAGATCTACAAGATAGAGCGGGTGCCCACATTAGTCATAGAAGGAGATAAAGACTATGGTATAAGATACATAGGACTTCCTGCAGGTCTTGAATTTTCCACGCTTATAAACGGAATTGTTCAAGTTTCCAAGAGAAAGCCAAAGCTGAGCGACAGGACCATAGAGATCCTCCAAACCATAGACTTGCCTATGGAGATCATGGTCTTTGTAACTACCACCTGTGGATTCTGTCCTTCTGCAGCTATAACCGCTATGAACTTTGCAATAGCTAGCGATTACGTAAGTGCAATCATCGTGGATGCAGGAGAAAACATGGATCTTGCAGAAAGGTATCAAGTTGTAGGTGTGCCGAAAATAGTTATAAACAAAGGGCTGGTGGAGTTTGTAGGAGCTCAGCCAGAGAATGCCTTTTTGGGATACTTGGTCTCTGCCTACGAAAAACTAAAGAAAACTAACAATTAG